DNA from Triticum dicoccoides isolate Atlit2015 ecotype Zavitan unplaced genomic scaffold, WEW_v2.0 scaffold179217, whole genome shotgun sequence:
AGATAGTTCGTGTCAATGCCTATAAATCAGCCCCTCCCCGCCCCAATCCCAGTATCCCACCACATCAATCAATAAGCCTCCAAGACCAAAAGTCCCCTGCATCTCCCGAGCGTCAGAGTTGAGCCAGAGTTTGCTTCGAGAGTTTAAACTTATTCCATCACGATGGCGTCACAGGTGATCGAGGTGAACAGAAATGGCGCCGAGGTGTACCACGGCGCGGCACTGTGCGCCGACAAGGCGGTGGAGCTGCTGGCCGAGAccaacatgccgctgggtctgctgCCGCTGGCGGACATCGAGGAGGTCGGCTACAACCGCTCCACGGGCTTCGTGTGGCTGCGCCAGAAGAAGGCGCTCACACACACCTTCAAGCAGATCGGCAGGCTGGTCTCGTATGCCACCGAGGTGACGGCCTTTGTCGAAGACCGCAAGATGAAGCGCATTACGGGGGTTAAGAGCAAGGAGCTCCTCATCTGGGTCACCGTCTGCGACATGTACATCGACAAGAACGACCACTCAAAGATCAGTTTCAAGACGCCCACCGGACT
Protein-coding regions in this window:
- the LOC119344676 gene encoding uncharacterized protein LOC119344676 yields the protein MASQVIEVNRNGAEVYHGAALCADKAVELLAETNMPLGLLPLADIEEVGYNRSTGFVWLRQKKALTHTFKQIGRLVSYATEVTAFVEDRKMKRITGVKSKELLIWVTVCDMYIDKNDHSKISFKTPTGLGRTFPVSAYGKEDDNKHDVAK